A genomic segment from Lagenorhynchus albirostris chromosome X, mLagAlb1.1, whole genome shotgun sequence encodes:
- the LOC132513249 gene encoding LOW QUALITY PROTEIN: adenosylhomocysteinase-like (The sequence of the model RefSeq protein was modified relative to this genomic sequence to represent the inferred CDS: inserted 1 base in 1 codon; substituted 1 base at 1 genomic stop codon), whose translation MSDKLPYKVADISLAAWGHKALDLAENEMPGLMRMREMYSASKPPKGARIAGCLHMTVETAVLTETLAALGAEVQWSSCNIFSTQDHAAAATVKAGIPVYAWKGEMDEEYLWCIEQTLYFKDGPLNMILDNGGDLTNLIHTKYPQLLSGIRGISEETTTGVHNLYKMMANGILKVPAINVNDXVTKSKFDNLYGXRESLIDGIQRATDMMIVGKVAVVVGYGDVGKGCAQALRGFGACVIITEINPINALQAAMEGYEVTIMDEACQEGNIFVTTTGCIDIILSRHFEQMKDDAIVCNIGHFDMEIDVKWLNENTVEVNIKPQVDRYLLKNGCRIIILAEGRVVNLGCAMGHPSFVMSNSFTNQVLAQIELWTHPDKYPIGVHFLPKKLDEAVAEAHLGKLNVKLTKLTEKQAQYLGMSCDGPFKPDHYRY comes from the exons ATGTCGGACAAGCTGCCTTACAAAGTCGCTGACATCAGCCTGGCCGCCTGGGGACACAAGGCCCTGGACCTCGCAGAGAATGAGATGCCGGGCCTGATGCGCATGAGGGAGATGTACTCGGCCTCCAAACCACCGAAGGGTGCCCGCATTGCCGGCTGCCTGCACATGACCGTGGAGACAGCTGTCCTCACTGAGACCCTCGCTGCCCTGGGCGCTGAGGTGCAGTGGTCCAGCTGCAATATCTTCTCCACCCAGGACCATGCAGCAGCTGCCACTGTCAAGGCTGGCATTCCAGTGTACGCCTGGAAGGGCGAAATGGACGAGGAATATCTGTGGTGCATTGAGCAGACGCTGTACTTCAAGGACGGGCCCCTCAACATGATTCTGGACAATGGTGGTGACCTCACCAACCTCATCCACACCAAGTACCCACAGCTCCTGTCAGGCATCCGAGGCATCTCCGAAGAGACCACAACGGGGGTCCACAACCTGTACAAGATGATGGCCAACGGGATCCTGAAGGTGCCTGCCATCAACGTCAATG TCGTCACCAAGAGCAAGTTTGACAACCTCTATGGCTGACGGGAGTCCCTCATAGATGGCATCCAGCGGGCCACAGACATGATGATTGTGGGCAAGGTGGCGGTGGTAGTGGGCTACGGCGACGTGGGCAAGGGCTGTGCCCAGGCCCTGAGGGGCTTCGGGGCCTGCGTCATCATCACGGAGATCAACCCCATCAACGCGCTTCAAGCTGCCATGGAGGGCTATGAGGTGACCATCATGGATGAGGCCTGTCAGGAGGGCAACATCTTTGTCACCACCACGGGCTGTATTGACATCATCCTCAGCCGGCACTTTGAACAGATGAAAGATGACGCCATTGTGTGTAACATCGGACACTTTGACATGGAGATTGATGTCAAGTGGCTGAACGAGAACACTGTGGAGGTGAACATCAAGCCCCAGGTGGACCGCTACTTGTTGAAGAATGGGTGCCGCATCATCATTCTGGCTGAGGGCCGGGTGGTCAACCTGGGCTGCGCCATGGGCCACCCCAGCTTCGTGATGAGCAACTCTTTCACCAACCAGGTGCTGGCGCAGATTGAGCTGTGGACCCACCCAGACAAGTATCCCATTGGGGTCCACTTCCTGCCCAAGAAGCTGGATGAAGCAGTGGCTGAAGCCCACCTGGGAAAGCTGAATGTGAAGCTGACCAAGCTGACTGAGAAGCAGGCCCAGTACTTGGGCATGTCCTGCGATGGCCCCTTCAAACCTGATCACTACCGCTATTGA